The following nucleotide sequence is from Hydrogenimonas thermophila.
ATATGCAAATATCTCCATCTTATTGCTCCTTTTCAAGCTCTTCTATTAACCAGTTTTGTTTTACTTCAAGTGACTTAGTTCTAATGAAAATGAGAACTAAGACTACTAACCCAATACTTGCAAGTATAATAATCTTTTCATCTGCTTTATTTTCTATCATAGCATATACACTCCAAACAAGTCCAGATGAAATTGCAAGAATTGTGTTTCTGAAAAATTTCAATTTTCCATCTATCTGTCTGATTTTTTCTATTAAACCATCTTTTTTACTCATTAAAGTGCCATTTTTCCTGGGTTGAGAATATTGTTAGGGTCAAAAGCTTTTTTAATGGCTCTAAAGAGATTTATCTCCTCTTCAGTAAATGCCATATGCATAAACGGAGCTTTTGAGAGACCAATGCCGTGTTCACCACTTAGTGTACCACCAAGATCGACAGTAATTTGAAATATCTCTTCAATAGCTTTATGACCTATCTCCAACTGTTTCTCATCACTTCCATCTACCATTACGTTAGTATGAACGTTTCCATCTCCTGTATGCCCAAAGCAAGGTACTTTAACACCATACTTTTTAGATACTTCATCAATGCGACGCAACAGTTCAGGAAGTACTGACCTTGGTACAGTTATATCTTCATTTATCTTTTTACTTCCATAAATAGTAATAGATTGGCTTGCATTTCTTCTGGCAAACCACAAGTCAGCCGACTCTTCATCATTGGCAGCTTTTTTAAATTGTGTACAGCCATTCTCTTTAAAGACCCGTTCAATTACATCCATCTGGTACGACAACTCTTCTGGAAGATTCCCATCCACATCTGTAATGAGAATAGCTCCTGCTTCAACAGGAAGCCCTTTTTTAAATTTCTCTTCAACTGCACGGATTGTAAGATTATCAAGAAACTCCATAGCTACTGGAGTAACACCGCTTGCCATAGTCTTGTAAACTGCCTCCATAGCCTTCTCTACAGTTGGGAAGACTCCCATTGCAGTCTGTTTTCTTTTTGGTTTTGCTATGAGTTTTAGAGTTATTTCAGTAATAACTGCAAGAGTACCTTCGCTAGCTATCAAGATACCGGCAATGTTATAGCCAGCAACATCTTTGATAGTCTTTTTACCGGCACGTATAATATCGCCATTTGGTAAAACAGCCCGAATAGCCATAACATAATCTTTTGTAATGCCATACTTTGCAGCACGCATACCGCCGGCATTTTCACTAACATTTCCTCCTATTGTGGAGTACTCTTGACTTGCTGGATCTGGTGGATAGAAAAGACCTTTTGCTTCAACCGCCTTTTGAAGCTCCATATTGATGACTCCCGGCTGAACAACAGCAACCATATTGTCCATATCTATCTCTAAAATTTTGTTCATATGCTTTTCAAGTGCCAGAACTATTCCACCATTTGCCGGTAATGCTCCTCCTGTAAAGCCGCTTCCTGCACCTCTAGGTACAATGACTATGCCGTTTTCATTGCAGTATCGTAAAATTTTGCTTATATCCTCTTCATTTCGTGGAAATATGACTGCATCAGGCTCATACCTCTCTCTTGTTGCATCATAAGAGTAAGCTATCATATGAGCTTTATCGTGATAAAAATTCTCTTCACCTACTATAGCTTTAAGGTTTTTTATATGTTCTTGTTTTATCATCTTCTCTTCTCCAAGTTCTGATAATAGGCATCAAAATTACCAAGTTTGTAACTGCTCCAATCAAAAATTGGTTCAGGTATCTCTCCAATTCTATTGTAAAAAGGTTCAACTGTCTCTCCCTCAACATAGCTTATATCTGTATGATATATCTTTTTCCAACTGTTGCAATCAATGAAATCACTTCCATCTTTAAAGACAAACATCACCAAACCTATATTCATCTTTTTACAAACTTTGCGAAAATCTTTTACTTCAGGCAAAGGCTTTTTATCTTTTGAAAGCTCTACTGCAAATATATCTGGATGTACGATCATAAAATTAGAAAAGCTCTCTTTAACTTTTTGAAAGGTGGCTTGATTTGGAACAATTGGTAAAACTCTATTGTAAAGCTGTCCTAAAATAATACGATCACCTTTTTGCGGTTTTGTTTTTATATTTGGAAGGTTTTTATTTTGAATAGCTTCAAACTTTGAAAGCAGCAGAGTAGTTTGTGAGCCGTTTGATTTCTCAACCTCTGCAGTAGCAACTATAGCTTCATGTGTTTCATCATATTTATGGATGACAATACCACTCATCCCAGGCGTAAGGTTACCTTGTAAAATAGTTACTTTATTGTTTTCAACACTATCTAATGTAGCTGTTACAGGTTGAGGAAGATTGGCTGAAAATATCATTGATGTAGTAAAAATCAATCCTAAAATTGTACGTTTCATATGAAAATCTCCTTTTTGCTAGAACAAAGCCCCAGCAAAAATTCCTCTCACTAAAGCTTTGCCATATTGGGCAAGAATTTTTAAAAGCCTTGCTATAACTGTTTTGTTTTTAATACGAAAAAAGATTATACTCAATTTAGCCTGAAAGTAGTTTGCAAGCAGCATTCATATGCGGATAGTTTAAAATAAATACTCTCTTTTATTATATATTAACGCCTTATCGAGTACAATCCACCAAAAAAAATTGAGAGAAGTCTTGATAAGAGCAGTATGGTTAATCTTAATATTAGCAGTAATGTCTGTTGGTTCTGTGACTCAAAGAGCACCTTGGCCGCAAGGAGAGAGTTTTCTTCACTTCTTGGAGCATAACAACTTACCGCAGTCTATCTATTGGAATCTTGACAAAGAAGATAAAGAGCTGTGTGAAGAGATACGTGCCGGAGTTACATACTATGTAACGCGTGATGATAATTTAACTCACATAGAGCAGGTTCTGATACCTATAAATGAAGAGTTGCAGATACATATCAAAAGGGATGAAAAAGGTAACTACACTTTTGAAATGATTCCCATACTCTATGAAGAGGTGACAGAGAGTTTTGCAATTTCTATAAATTATTCGCCATATTCTGACATTAAAAAAGCAACTAATAATGGTTTACTTGCAAAAGCATTTGTTGATGCTTTTGCAAATAGTGTTGATTTTCGCTCAGGATTACAAAAGGGTGATAAAGTAAGTTTGGTATATACAGAAAAGTTAAGACTTGGTCGTCCGTTTGGAATGCCAGTTATTAAAGCGGCAATGGTGCAGACACGAAAAAAACCTCACTATATCTTTCGATATAATGGGAGATATTTTGATGACAAAGCTCGTGAAGTTGAAAGCTTTGTATTTAGAAAACCTGTAAACAATGTTCGTGTAACTTCACGTTTTACATTAAGAAGATGGCACCCTGTACTGCACAGATACAGAGCGCATCTTGGGGTAGATTTAGGTGGTCGTACAGGTACACCGGTTTATGCTGCTGCTGATGGAAGGGTTGTGTATGCTGGCAGACTTGGAGGGTATGGAAATGTTATTAAAATAAGACACAGAGATGGTTTTTTAACTCTCTATGCTCACTTGCATAAATTTAGAAGCGGCATTAGACGTGGCAAATATGTTAAAAAAGGGCAGGTTATAGGCTACATAGGCTCTACCGGTATGAGTACCGGACCACATCTGCATTTTGGACTTTACAAAAATGGTAGACCTATGAACCCGCTTGGAGTTATAAAGATTACAAAAAAGAGACTTTATGGTAAAACTCGCAAAGAGTTTATACGGTATGCTAAAAAGATGAAACAAGAGTTAGATAGAGTAGCTGAATCTTTACAACCTCCAAGAAGGTTAGATGATATTAGTGTTACAAAAATGTCTATTGAAGATTTACCTCAAAAGGTAGCAAATAAAAATGATTGAAAATATTCAAATAGAGCCTCTAAAAAGTGGTAAATTCATCAAGCCTGTCCATATAAAATATCGACATGATGGAAAAGATTTAAGCTGGGAAGCAGTTAAAGCTCATGATAGTGTAGCTGTCTTGCTCTATCATCGTGAATATGAGAGCTTTCTTCTGGTAAAGCAGTTTAGACCTCCAGTCTATTTGAATAACAGCGACGGTTACACTTATGAGCTGTGTGCTGGAATAGTTGATAAACCTCTCTCTTTAAAAGAGATAGCCAAAGAGGAGATTTTAGAAGAGTGTGGGTATGATGTTTCTTTAGATTCTATTGAAAAGATTACCACATTTTATACATCTGTAGGATTTGCTGGTTCAAAGCAGACTCTATATTTTACTGAGGTAGATGAGTCAATGCATACAGAAGATGGCGGTGGTATAGGTGTGGAAAAAATAGAAGTAGTTAAACTGCCACTAAAAGAAGCAAAAGATTTTATATACAATGAATCATATGCAAAAACCCCAGGTTTGATGTTTGCTTTTATGTGGTTTTTTTCAAAAAATAAAATATGAATAATCTGATTATATTTAAAACTTGTAAATGCAATCTTTTATATAAAGAATTATTCATTTTATTCTATAGTATAATGTCGCTTAGGTTGACAAAAAAATCATAAAATTGATACAATAGCAACAAATATCTGACACACAAGTGCCTTAAAGCACTTCTGCATACATTACTGCCAGAATTCTACAAACTACTATAAGTTCAAAAAAGAAGGAATCATGAGCGAACACTCGAATCGTAACTACGGAAACAACAAAAATAGAACTCACATACCTGTAGAAGGGTATAAAATAGAAGACCTCCGTCAAAAGAGCATTGAAGATTTAATAACTATTGCTAGAGAGCTTGGTGTTGAACATCCAAATGAGTTGAAACGTCAAGATCTTATGTTTGAGATTTTAAAATCTCAGGTAAGCAAGGGAGGCTACATTCTTTTTACCGGAATTCTTGAGATTACAAATGAAGGGTATGGCTTCTTACGTGCTATGGATGCCAACTTTTCAAACTCAAGCAATGATGCATATGTTTCAAGTACGCAGATTAGAAAGTTTGCACTAAGAAATGGCGATGTTGTAACAGGACAGGTGCGCCCTCCAAAAGAGCAGGAAAGGTACTACGCCCTTTTAAAAATAGAAGCTGTTAACTATATGCCTGTAAATGAGAGCAAAAACCGCCCTCTGTTTGACAACCTTACACCTCTTTACCCTCAAGAGAAGATCAAGCTTGAATATGATCCTATTAAGCTTACAGGACGTGTTTTAGATCTCTTTACTCCAATAGGAAAAGGGCAACGTGGACTTATTGTTGCCCCTCCAAGAAGTGGTAAAACAGAGTTAATGAAAGAGCTTGCACACGGCATAACTCACAACCATCCTGAAGTTGAGCTAATCGTACTTTTGGTTGATGAGCGTCCTGAAGAGGTTACAGATATGGAGAGGTGTGTAAATGGTGAAGTTTACAGCTCTACATTTGACCTACCTGCACAAAACCACGTAAGGGTAGCTGAACTTGTTATAGAAAAAGCTAAGCGACGTGTGGAGCTTGGTAGAGATGTTGTT
It contains:
- the glcD gene encoding glycolate oxidase subunit GlcD produces the protein MIKQEHIKNLKAIVGEENFYHDKAHMIAYSYDATRERYEPDAVIFPRNEEDISKILRYCNENGIVIVPRGAGSGFTGGALPANGGIVLALEKHMNKILEIDMDNMVAVVQPGVINMELQKAVEAKGLFYPPDPASQEYSTIGGNVSENAGGMRAAKYGITKDYVMAIRAVLPNGDIIRAGKKTIKDVAGYNIAGILIASEGTLAVITEITLKLIAKPKRKQTAMGVFPTVEKAMEAVYKTMASGVTPVAMEFLDNLTIRAVEEKFKKGLPVEAGAILITDVDGNLPEELSYQMDVIERVFKENGCTQFKKAANDEESADLWFARRNASQSITIYGSKKINEDITVPRSVLPELLRRIDEVSKKYGVKVPCFGHTGDGNVHTNVMVDGSDEKQLEIGHKAIEEIFQITVDLGGTLSGEHGIGLSKAPFMHMAFTEEEINLFRAIKKAFDPNNILNPGKMAL
- a CDS encoding plasminogen-binding N-terminal domain-containing protein, coding for MKRTILGLIFTTSMIFSANLPQPVTATLDSVENNKVTILQGNLTPGMSGIVIHKYDETHEAIVATAEVEKSNGSQTTLLLSKFEAIQNKNLPNIKTKPQKGDRIILGQLYNRVLPIVPNQATFQKVKESFSNFMIVHPDIFAVELSKDKKPLPEVKDFRKVCKKMNIGLVMFVFKDGSDFIDCNSWKKIYHTDISYVEGETVEPFYNRIGEIPEPIFDWSSYKLGNFDAYYQNLEKRR
- a CDS encoding peptidoglycan DD-metalloendopeptidase family protein; the protein is MIRAVWLILILAVMSVGSVTQRAPWPQGESFLHFLEHNNLPQSIYWNLDKEDKELCEEIRAGVTYYVTRDDNLTHIEQVLIPINEELQIHIKRDEKGNYTFEMIPILYEEVTESFAISINYSPYSDIKKATNNGLLAKAFVDAFANSVDFRSGLQKGDKVSLVYTEKLRLGRPFGMPVIKAAMVQTRKKPHYIFRYNGRYFDDKAREVESFVFRKPVNNVRVTSRFTLRRWHPVLHRYRAHLGVDLGGRTGTPVYAAADGRVVYAGRLGGYGNVIKIRHRDGFLTLYAHLHKFRSGIRRGKYVKKGQVIGYIGSTGMSTGPHLHFGLYKNGRPMNPLGVIKITKKRLYGKTRKEFIRYAKKMKQELDRVAESLQPPRRLDDISVTKMSIEDLPQKVANKND
- a CDS encoding NUDIX domain-containing protein, whose protein sequence is MIENIQIEPLKSGKFIKPVHIKYRHDGKDLSWEAVKAHDSVAVLLYHREYESFLLVKQFRPPVYLNNSDGYTYELCAGIVDKPLSLKEIAKEEILEECGYDVSLDSIEKITTFYTSVGFAGSKQTLYFTEVDESMHTEDGGGIGVEKIEVVKLPLKEAKDFIYNESYAKTPGLMFAFMWFFSKNKI
- the rho gene encoding transcription termination factor Rho; the encoded protein is MSEHSNRNYGNNKNRTHIPVEGYKIEDLRQKSIEDLITIARELGVEHPNELKRQDLMFEILKSQVSKGGYILFTGILEITNEGYGFLRAMDANFSNSSNDAYVSSTQIRKFALRNGDVVTGQVRPPKEQERYYALLKIEAVNYMPVNESKNRPLFDNLTPLYPQEKIKLEYDPIKLTGRVLDLFTPIGKGQRGLIVAPPRSGKTELMKELAHGITHNHPEVELIVLLVDERPEEVTDMERCVNGEVYSSTFDLPAQNHVRVAELVIEKAKRRVELGRDVVILLDSITRLARAYNTVTPSSGKVLSGGVDANALHKPKRFFGAARNIENGGSLTIIATALVDTGSRMDEVIFEEFKGTGNSEIVLSRNIADRRIYPAIDIIKSGTRKEELLTDPNTLPKIWALRNAMHQMDEVEALKFLYSKMLKTKNNEEFLSIMNEGA